Below is a window of Planococcus rifietoensis DNA.
CATGAATTACCAGAATTTCGATGCCGCCGCTGCCAGCTTATCTGGAAATGGGCGTGCCCAAGAAGATCGGCCAACAACCGAAACGCCTGATTTGAGCGACGAACAACGGATGGAACTTCACGAAGAACGCTTGGCGGTCGATAAGAAATGGGTCGAATCCGGAAGTGTCGATATCCGGAAGAACACCATTGAAGAACAACAGACGCTTGATGTTCCGTATGAACGGGAAGAAGTCGAAGTCGAACGCCGCCCAGTCAATCAGGAGCTATCGGAATATGAAGCGAGCGGCCACTCCGCTGAGACTTACGAAAAAGACGGCCTTTGGCATATTCCCGTCATCGAAGAACGCCTGGAAGTGCGCAAAGTGAAATATGTCAGCGAGGAGATCATCGTCCATAAACGCAAAGTCCAGGAGACAAAGCATATCAGCGAAACGGTGCAGCGTGAGACAGTTGATATTGATGAAAATAATGTCCAGCGCTATGAAAAGCCTTAAACAAAAAAACGACCCCAGATTTTGGGGTCGTTTTTTTGTGTTTAATTAAAATGCGGCAAACAAGAACATCGCTAACAAGGTAATGATGACAACTGCCAACAGCACGGACGGGATCACAATTACGAAAAATCCTTTCCAAGCTGAAAATCGCTGTGCTTCTCCAACTGCTTTGCACTGGATTACAAACGTCCAAATGCCGACGATAATCACGGCTGCCAGCAGCAGAAAGCCGATTACCATACCGAGACCCGTGTCAGGCTCTGACATGGCGGGGTCTACTTCTGCATAGAAAGTTGACGGTGATGTGAGCAGCCAAATTAGCCACATCGGCAATAGCCAAATTTGCGGAATGCTTGATGTGACGACCGCACGGAACATTTCCGAATACGTCCCGACGCCGCCGAATAATTTTCCCAACAGCTTATAAATGCCGGAAATGATGGCGATCCCAGCGACTGCAGAAAGTGGCCCGAGCAGTAAGGCGCCAAGAATCACTCCTGTGGCCGGAAACATTTCCTCACCACCGGAAGCCCCGGAAAGCGCCCCTGCAAATCCTACCAGCACTAACAGTAAGACGATAAAGCTGGTAGTTTTTTCTTCGATGACATAGCGCACCGTCTCACGTGGGCGCGTCCAGATGGCGGTAAATGGATTCAATTCAGCGTACGCAGTCGGCTCATTCATTCAGCAACCCGCCTCGTTTCCCTTTTTCTGTATATCTCATGAATATTTCCCCCTTTTATTCCCATCTAATCACACTCTCCTATACTTGTAAATGACTGGAAGAAAGATAACGGACTGCATGCCGTTAAAAAAAGCTTAGGCAGCTGCTGCCTAAGCTTTCGGATTTCCGTCTTCAGGTTCTTTCGCTGACTGTCCAGGTTCATAGAGCGTTCCGCTATGCGGTGCTTCAGGCGGCGTTTTCTCTAAATTCATTTTGACGAATCTTGCCGAGCGCTTCTCCAGCATCTTCGGCGCGATTCGCGTCAGCAAGCGCACGGTTTTCATCTTCCGCCCGACTTCGACGACTTCTTTCGGTTCGTCGATCAAATCGATGATGACTTTGACTGCCTGCATCGGATCATCCATCGGTTTCATGTCGACCACATTGCCTGAATAATTCCCAGCGTGTTCGAACCACGGCGTGTCTGTCGCCCAAGGGAGTACTGAACAAACATGGATATCTTGATGCCCTTCCAGTTTCATTTCTTCGTTAAGCGCTGAACTGAAACCGAGAACAGCATGTTTGCTTGCGCTATAGCCGGTGAAATAAGGAAATGCGACATCGCTCGCCACCGAGCCGATATTGATCAAGGTGCCGCTGCCGATTTCCTTGAAATGGCGCAGCGCAAAATGGCTCCCGTTGACCGTTCCTTTGACATTCACTTCCACCATGCGCGCAAGGTCTTCAAGCGGAATATCGGTGAATGGGCCAATTACACCAACCCCTGCGTTATTGATCCACACATCGATTTTCCCGAAACTGGTCAGCGCTTCCTCGAACAGCCACGCGACGTCCGCTTCACGGCTGACATCCATCGTCACTGCAATGGCGTTCGGCCCGAGTTCGCTCGCAAGCGCTTCGATCAAGCCGGTGCTTCGCGCTGCCAATACCAGATTCGCGCCGTCTTTCGCCAATTGCCGTGCCACTTCCTTGCCGAGCCCGCTGGAGGCGCCGGTGATGACGATCGTTTTGCCGCGCCGTGATTGTTCCTGTGCCATGCCGCCTCCCCCTTTCTTCACTGCTCTTCTTGTTGTTCAAAGCGTTCCCGCAAATCTCCTGAAACCGCACGCCCTTCTTCAACCGGCTCGTGCAAGCTGCCGGAAGTCAATTCCGCAGCCGGCGCTGATTCAATCATCTCTTTGAGTTCCTGTCCGCCAAGCCCTTTCGCAACTCCTGGAAGGAACTGCCCGAAAATGGCTGCTGCTTTTCCCTTGTTGCCGACTTCCAAAGTCTTTCTCGGTTCATCGATCAACCCAAGGATGGCATCGATCACTTTGGCCGGGTCGTCCGGCGGCCCGACCAGGATTTCGTGTCCTGAATAATTGGCCGCGTGTTCTGTCCATGGTGTATCGGTGACCCACGGATCGATCGAACAGATATGGACATCCGGATAGTCTTCCAGCCGAAGCTCTTCGTACAATCCGTTCGATAAGCCGCTGACCCCAAATTTACTGCCGGTATAGGCAGCTCCGTAAGGCATCGGAATCTTGCTCGCAAATGAGGAGACATTGATCAAGATGCCGGACTGTTGCTCTTTGAAGCGGCGCAGCGCAAAATGGCTGCCATAAATCGTGCCAAGCATATTCACTTCCACCGTCCGGTTCAAATCGCGCAGCGGGGTATCGATAAACGGTCCATACACGCCGATCCCTGCATTATTAATCCACACATCAATGCGCCCGAAATTATTCATCGCCGCCCTGTGTAAACTTTCTACATCTCTGGCCTTGCTGACATCGGCTGTCACCGGAATGACCAATGGCCCGAGCGAATCCGCGAGCTCTTCAATCAGCCGTGTCCTGCGGGCAGCAATGACCAATTTCGCTTGTTGACCGGCCAAACGTTCCGCCAGTCCGCGGCCGATTCCGCTTGATGCTCCTGTAATGACCACCACTTTGCCTCGATTCGACTGCTTTGCCCCCACAGTGCTCGCCTCCTTCTTAAAAAAGCGCAGAATTTTGTATTCATTTACCCCTTTTAAACATATGGGAAACGCTTTAAGACACCGGTTGATAAGAACAGTTCTAAAGGTTTATTTATTGTTCTCACTCCCCTTCTATACACCTACGTTAGGGTAGGGTTCCGCGGGATTTTTCCCATAGAAAAAGAGCGGCACTTGTAGAAGTGCCGCTCTTGTACAATATCCTGTATGGACGCAGAGATAAATTTAAGCTTCTGGATCGATCGCTGCGCTCAGGACGACTTCGCCCTGTGGCGTCTCGTTTCCGCGATTCGGTTCCAAAGTAACTGCGATGGTATCCCATCCTTCAGTATTTTCATCGAGACTGAAGAATACCGCACCTTCGTTTTCCTGGCTCGGCGTGAATGCACCGGTCGGAATCGGCTGGCCGTCTTTCAATAGCCATACTTGATAGACTTGGTCTCCGCTCGTCGGTTCCAATTGATTTGCCTGAACTAAGAGATTCAATGCCCCTTCTTCATGGACCAAGGCAGCTGTTCCTGTTCCCTCAAATGCTTCGCTTGCCTGCAAATCCACTGTTTCGAAAGCGACTTCAGGTGCTGCTGGAGCGTCGGGCTGATCGCTTAGTTCGTAAAACGCGTAGGCGTTTCCGAGCAGCGAGACGAGCAGCGCCGCCGCGACGAGCGGTGTCCACTTTGATGTTCTGAACCCGCGCTTTGCCATAGGAGCAGGCGGGGCCGGTCTATCACGCTTTTTCGGCTCTTCTGCCAAAGGCGTTTGTTGCGCTTCCTCGTCGAAGACCGCATCCAAAATACGCGCCTTCATGCCGGCATTCGGTACTACCGGATCCGCAAGATAAGGGAGTTCTCCTGTCGCATCAACGATGTCACGACATTCCGGACACTCCGCTAAATGTGCTTCAAACTGTTTTTGCTCTTCTTCATTCAAAGTGCCATTCAAATAATCGATCAATTGATCACAATTCACGTTTGTCATCCAGAACTCCCCCTTCCTGCACCATTTGCAAGGATGTCTTCAATTTCTTTAATGCCAAGCGGATCCTGCTCTTGACGGTTCCGAGCGGAATGCCGCATTTTTCTGCGATGGTTTCATGCGTGTAGCCCTTGAAATAAAATAGATGTACCATTTTTTGCTGTTCCTCCGATAAATGCCGGACGGCTTGATGAATCTGTTCGCTCTTCTCTTGCCATTCGGCCGTTTCTTCAACCGAAGAGTCGGTGCTTTCCACTTCCGCGATTTCATCCAATGGAACGGAAGGTTTTTTCTGTTTGCGGATCAAATCCACTGCCGCGTTGCGCGACATCGTCACCAGCCAGGCCACGAACTTTCCTTTGCTTTCGTCATAGCTGCCAACCCCGCGCCACACTTTGACGAACACTTCCTGCAGCGCTTCCTCTGCCAAATCACGATCACCCGTCATTTTGCATAGATAGGAAAACAGCATTTTCTCGTAGCGGTCGTACAATTCCTCGAGCGCAGCCTTATCTTTTCCCCTGACGCGCTCGTATAACAATGCGTCTGAAATTTTTTCCATGCCGTGTCCCCTTTGTTACAGATTTCGTATACTAAGCTTACTATACTCTGCAGCATTTAGGTTGCTTGACTCTAATTCGTTATTACTTACCCAACGCAGCACATACAGAAATAGTTCACTTTTACTGCATTATTCTTCTCTTCTTGCCTCTATTGTGTCTAAAAAAGGGCAACTTGACGATTCGTCAATTTTTCAAAAAAACCCTTTCCCTTATAGTGATCTAAATTGTTGGTTTTTCCGTTATTACTATATATGAACTATAATAA
It encodes the following:
- a CDS encoding DUF2382 domain-containing protein, with protein sequence MQKHGHKLIGTFDVQAEVIHEIGELKAQGYKEEDMYVVALNGQQLQMVQGQTDVHLNTDEGDFMDKFKSFISGEDPTKDALKQMGLSDFEADEYYKQIQSGKIVLYIDSEYGMNYQNFDAAAASLSGNGRAQEDRPTTETPDLSDEQRMELHEERLAVDKKWVESGSVDIRKNTIEEQQTLDVPYEREEVEVERRPVNQELSEYEASGHSAETYEKDGLWHIPVIEERLEVRKVKYVSEEIIVHKRKVQETKHISETVQRETVDIDENNVQRYEKP
- a CDS encoding Yip1 family protein; amino-acid sequence: MNEPTAYAELNPFTAIWTRPRETVRYVIEEKTTSFIVLLLVLVGFAGALSGASGGEEMFPATGVILGALLLGPLSAVAGIAIISGIYKLLGKLFGGVGTYSEMFRAVVTSSIPQIWLLPMWLIWLLTSPSTFYAEVDPAMSEPDTGLGMVIGFLLLAAVIIVGIWTFVIQCKAVGEAQRFSAWKGFFVIVIPSVLLAVVIITLLAMFLFAAF
- a CDS encoding SDR family NAD(P)-dependent oxidoreductase; its protein translation is MAQEQSRRGKTIVITGASSGLGKEVARQLAKDGANLVLAARSTGLIEALASELGPNAIAVTMDVSREADVAWLFEEALTSFGKIDVWINNAGVGVIGPFTDIPLEDLARMVEVNVKGTVNGSHFALRHFKEIGSGTLINIGSVASDVAFPYFTGYSASKHAVLGFSSALNEEMKLEGHQDIHVCSVLPWATDTPWFEHAGNYSGNVVDMKPMDDPMQAVKVIIDLIDEPKEVVEVGRKMKTVRLLTRIAPKMLEKRSARFVKMNLEKTPPEAPHSGTLYEPGQSAKEPEDGNPKA
- a CDS encoding SDR family NAD(P)-dependent oxidoreductase — its product is MGAKQSNRGKVVVITGASSGIGRGLAERLAGQQAKLVIAARRTRLIEELADSLGPLVIPVTADVSKARDVESLHRAAMNNFGRIDVWINNAGIGVYGPFIDTPLRDLNRTVEVNMLGTIYGSHFALRRFKEQQSGILINVSSFASKIPMPYGAAYTGSKFGVSGLSNGLYEELRLEDYPDVHICSIDPWVTDTPWTEHAANYSGHEILVGPPDDPAKVIDAILGLIDEPRKTLEVGNKGKAAAIFGQFLPGVAKGLGGQELKEMIESAPAAELTSGSLHEPVEEGRAVSGDLRERFEQQEEQ
- a CDS encoding anti-sigma factor, with product MTNVNCDQLIDYLNGTLNEEEQKQFEAHLAECPECRDIVDATGELPYLADPVVPNAGMKARILDAVFDEEAQQTPLAEEPKKRDRPAPPAPMAKRGFRTSKWTPLVAAALLVSLLGNAYAFYELSDQPDAPAAPEVAFETVDLQASEAFEGTGTAALVHEEGALNLLVQANQLEPTSGDQVYQVWLLKDGQPIPTGAFTPSQENEGAVFFSLDENTEGWDTIAVTLEPNRGNETPQGEVVLSAAIDPEA
- a CDS encoding RNA polymerase sigma factor; amino-acid sequence: MEKISDALLYERVRGKDKAALEELYDRYEKMLFSYLCKMTGDRDLAEEALQEVFVKVWRGVGSYDESKGKFVAWLVTMSRNAAVDLIRKQKKPSVPLDEIAEVESTDSSVEETAEWQEKSEQIHQAVRHLSEEQQKMVHLFYFKGYTHETIAEKCGIPLGTVKSRIRLALKKLKTSLQMVQEGGVLDDKREL